The Symphalangus syndactylus isolate Jambi chromosome 8, NHGRI_mSymSyn1-v2.1_pri, whole genome shotgun sequence genome includes a window with the following:
- the PIGH gene encoding phosphatidylinositol N-acetylglucosaminyltransferase subunit H isoform X3 → MSGAFRISAAAAWRCSAATTPRPAGNSASAALGSRCVRSPLSPARCGWRPTDSSPSASMILSAAIFITLLGLLGYLHFVKIDQETLLIIDSLGIQMTSSYASGKESTTFIEMGKVKDIVINEAIYMQKVIYYLCILLKDPVEPHGISQVVPVFQSAKPRLDCLIEVYRSCQEILAHQKATSTSP, encoded by the exons ATGAGCGGAGCTTTTCGGATATCCGCGGCGGCCGCCTGGCGCTGCAGCGCCGCTACTACTCCCCGTCCTGCCGGGaattctgcctcagctgccctcGGCTCTCGCTGCGTTCGCTCACCGCTGTCACCTGCACGGTGTGGCTGGCGGCCTACGGACTCTTCACCCTCTGCGAG CATGATCCTCTCTGCTGCCATCTTCATCACCCTCTTAGGTCTGCTTGGTTATCTCCATTTTGTGAAGATTGATCAGGAGACTCTGTTGATCATTGATTCCCTTGGCATTCAGATGACTTCATCTTATGCTTCAGGCAAAGAAAGCACTACCTTCATAGAAATGGGCAAGGTCAAGGATATTGTCATCAATGAGGCTATTTATATG cagAAGGTGATTTACTACCTCTGCATCTTATTGAAGGATCCAGTGGAACCACATGGGATATCCCAAGTAGTACCCGTCTTCCAG AGTGCCAAGCCCCGGCTGGACTGCTTGATTGAAGTATACAGGAGCTGCCAGGAGATCCTGGCACACCAGAAAGCCACATCAACAAGCCCATGA
- the PIGH gene encoding phosphatidylinositol N-acetylglucosaminyltransferase subunit H isoform X1, with protein MEDERSFSDIRGGRLALQRRYYSPSCREFCLSCPRLSLRSLTAVTCTVWLAAYGLFTLCENSMILSAAIFITLLGLLGYLHFVKIDQETLLIIDSLGIQMTSSYASGKESTTFIEMGKVKDIVINEAIYMQKVIYYLCILLKDPVEPHGISQVVPVFQSAKPRLDCLIEVYRSCQEILAHQKATSTSP; from the exons ATGGAGGATGAGCGGAGCTTTTCGGATATCCGCGGCGGCCGCCTGGCGCTGCAGCGCCGCTACTACTCCCCGTCCTGCCGGGaattctgcctcagctgccctcGGCTCTCGCTGCGTTCGCTCACCGCTGTCACCTGCACGGTGTGGCTGGCGGCCTACGGACTCTTCACCCTCTGCGAG AACAGCATGATCCTCTCTGCTGCCATCTTCATCACCCTCTTAGGTCTGCTTGGTTATCTCCATTTTGTGAAGATTGATCAGGAGACTCTGTTGATCATTGATTCCCTTGGCATTCAGATGACTTCATCTTATGCTTCAGGCAAAGAAAGCACTACCTTCATAGAAATGGGCAAGGTCAAGGATATTGTCATCAATGAGGCTATTTATATG cagAAGGTGATTTACTACCTCTGCATCTTATTGAAGGATCCAGTGGAACCACATGGGATATCCCAAGTAGTACCCGTCTTCCAG AGTGCCAAGCCCCGGCTGGACTGCTTGATTGAAGTATACAGGAGCTGCCAGGAGATCCTGGCACACCAGAAAGCCACATCAACAAGCCCATGA
- the PIGH gene encoding phosphatidylinositol N-acetylglucosaminyltransferase subunit H isoform X4, giving the protein MSGAFRISAAAAWRCSAATTPRPAGNSASAALGSRCVRSPLSPARCGWRPTDSSPSASMILSAAIFITLLGLLGYLHFVKIDQETLLIIDSLGIQMTSSYASGKESTTFIEMGKVKDIVINEAIYMKVIYYLCILLKDPVEPHGISQVVPVFQSAKPRLDCLIEVYRSCQEILAHQKATSTSP; this is encoded by the exons ATGAGCGGAGCTTTTCGGATATCCGCGGCGGCCGCCTGGCGCTGCAGCGCCGCTACTACTCCCCGTCCTGCCGGGaattctgcctcagctgccctcGGCTCTCGCTGCGTTCGCTCACCGCTGTCACCTGCACGGTGTGGCTGGCGGCCTACGGACTCTTCACCCTCTGCGAG CATGATCCTCTCTGCTGCCATCTTCATCACCCTCTTAGGTCTGCTTGGTTATCTCCATTTTGTGAAGATTGATCAGGAGACTCTGTTGATCATTGATTCCCTTGGCATTCAGATGACTTCATCTTATGCTTCAGGCAAAGAAAGCACTACCTTCATAGAAATGGGCAAGGTCAAGGATATTGTCATCAATGAGGCTATTTATATG AAGGTGATTTACTACCTCTGCATCTTATTGAAGGATCCAGTGGAACCACATGGGATATCCCAAGTAGTACCCGTCTTCCAG AGTGCCAAGCCCCGGCTGGACTGCTTGATTGAAGTATACAGGAGCTGCCAGGAGATCCTGGCACACCAGAAAGCCACATCAACAAGCCCATGA
- the PIGH gene encoding phosphatidylinositol N-acetylglucosaminyltransferase subunit H isoform X2: MEDERSFSDIRGGRLALQRRYYSPSCREFCLSCPRLSLRSLTAVTCTVWLAAYGLFTLCENSMILSAAIFITLLGLLGYLHFVKIDQETLLIIDSLGIQMTSSYASGKESTTFIEMGKVKDIVINEAIYMKVIYYLCILLKDPVEPHGISQVVPVFQSAKPRLDCLIEVYRSCQEILAHQKATSTSP, encoded by the exons ATGGAGGATGAGCGGAGCTTTTCGGATATCCGCGGCGGCCGCCTGGCGCTGCAGCGCCGCTACTACTCCCCGTCCTGCCGGGaattctgcctcagctgccctcGGCTCTCGCTGCGTTCGCTCACCGCTGTCACCTGCACGGTGTGGCTGGCGGCCTACGGACTCTTCACCCTCTGCGAG AACAGCATGATCCTCTCTGCTGCCATCTTCATCACCCTCTTAGGTCTGCTTGGTTATCTCCATTTTGTGAAGATTGATCAGGAGACTCTGTTGATCATTGATTCCCTTGGCATTCAGATGACTTCATCTTATGCTTCAGGCAAAGAAAGCACTACCTTCATAGAAATGGGCAAGGTCAAGGATATTGTCATCAATGAGGCTATTTATATG AAGGTGATTTACTACCTCTGCATCTTATTGAAGGATCCAGTGGAACCACATGGGATATCCCAAGTAGTACCCGTCTTCCAG AGTGCCAAGCCCCGGCTGGACTGCTTGATTGAAGTATACAGGAGCTGCCAGGAGATCCTGGCACACCAGAAAGCCACATCAACAAGCCCATGA